TTATATTCCGTGGCGTCCTACTTTGACGCGGAAGGCGCCAAGCCCGCAAGCTTTTTGCGATACTTTTTGGTGTATTTGGCAATATCACCGGACAATTCTCCCAGCAACGTCATGACGCGCTTGGGCCGCGCCAGCCACAGCACGCCGACATAAGACAGCCCTCCGGTTACAACCATGCCCAGCAGCAGCCAAATCGAATTTGCGCCGAGAAAATCCTGCATCAGAAAGCGAAACGCCATAACGGCGATAACCATGACCACGCTGCCGCCGACCGCCGGCATTTGCGGCAAGAGATACTCCCGCCATCCCACCGCACCCACACGTTTGAGCAAATTGACCATGAGAAACATGACGATGAATGCCACCGCCAGCACGGCAATGGACACGCCGACAATGCCATATTGCACGCCGATATACGTTGCGCCGGCGAGTAAACCGAACTCAATGAATCGCCGATATGCCGTATGCTTGACATAACCGGTGGCGGTAATGACCGAGTTTAAAAACGGATCGATCGAGCGCAGAATTCCGGCCAAACACATGATCTGCAGCGGCAGCGCCATGGGCATCCACTTTTCGCCATAAACCAGAAACACGAATTCCGGCGCCACCAGCATCATGCCGATGAGCAACGGATAGCTGGCGAGCGACACAGTGGTTAAAACTTTTTCAAATCCGGCTTTGATTTTTTCCGGTTGATCTTGCACGCGCGAGAACGCGGAAAACAGCACGGAGTTGAAAGCCTGGCTGATGCGCTTTTGCGGCAGCCGCATCAAATCATAGGCTTTCGAGTAATAGCCGAGCTGGGTGGTATTGAGATGGCGGGCGATCCAGAAGTAATCGACGTTTTCCGCCATTTCACGGCACAAGTTTCTCACGAAAACCCAGCCGCCGAAATGGAACAGCTCTTTGCTGGCTTTGAAGTCGATAATGAAACGCGGCCGCCAGCCGGCTGCGCGCGCCGTTAACACCGCGGCCACGGAGACGCCGAGCCATTTGCTCAGAATCAGGCTCCACACGTGAAATCCCATGAAAGCGAGCGTGACGGAGCTGAACACTTCGATCACGCGGTCAAGCATGTCAATCTTGGCCTGCTCTTTAAACCGCATTTGGCGCTTGAGCAGCGTAGAACTGGGGTTCGAGAGCGTATCGAGCAGCATATAAACCCCAACGGCGGGCATGACTTGCCACAAACGCGGCTCATGGAAATATTCCACCAAGAAGGGCAATGCCACTATAATAACGGCAAAGAGAAAGAGCTTGAGCGCAAGATCCATCCAGAACATGGTATTCACGTGTTCCGGCCCCACCTCCTCGCGCCGTTGAATAAGCCCCATGTTAAAGCCGAACTCGCCAAACTTGGTGGTGAAG
The sequence above is a segment of the Cytophagia bacterium CHB2 genome. Coding sequences within it:
- a CDS encoding lipopolysaccharide biosynthesis protein — protein: MSSKNRSVGEQAKEGIFYNALTRLSGTFFQFFSSVILARLLAVEDFGVMQIATMLLGFTTKFGEFGFNMGLIQRREEVGPEHVNTMFWMDLALKLFLFAVIIVALPFLVEYFHEPRLWQVMPAVGVYMLLDTLSNPSSTLLKRQMRFKEQAKIDMLDRVIEVFSSVTLAFMGFHVWSLILSKWLGVSVAAVLTARAAGWRPRFIIDFKASKELFHFGGWVFVRNLCREMAENVDYFWIARHLNTTQLGYYSKAYDLMRLPQKRISQAFNSVLFSAFSRVQDQPEKIKAGFEKVLTTVSLASYPLLIGMMLVAPEFVFLVYGEKWMPMALPLQIMCLAGILRSIDPFLNSVITATGYVKHTAYRRFIEFGLLAGATYIGVQYGIVGVSIAVLAVAFIVMFLMVNLLKRVGAVGWREYLLPQMPAVGGSVVMVIAVMAFRFLMQDFLGANSIWLLLGMVVTGGLSYVGVLWLARPKRVMTLLGELSGDIAKYTKKYRKKLAGLAPSASK